A single window of Vibrio gazogenes DNA harbors:
- a CDS encoding type VI secretion system Vgr family protein: protein MQFNGLGFRLTIDGVNDETLVVRDYQGIESISDSVDDQGQPVYGYRYRIDIASRNSDLSFEQMVDSSALLEVLRDNEVVQKVHGIIRNFSRGDTGHHHTFYSLTLVPALERLSLRHNSRIFQQLDVPEILSVLLQEMNINDYAFSVRRECAKREYCVQYRETDLEFFHRLAAEEGLMYHFEHQQDKHVLVLTDNPEGFGRLAMPVPYNALSGGVFENPYISTLTEQKQMEVSDVQLGDYSFKKPSYNLAQSATASDMSYQRGDYEHFDHPGRFKDDTSGQAFTQIRLEALRRQAHTFHGKSNDAQLQAGKRFDLMEHLDSEMNRNYLLVQVAHQGSQPQALEESGGSGATTYANQFAAVLGDQVWQMPPRSKPILKFPMMGTVVGPEGEEIYCDEHGRVKVQFPWDRYGSSNEQSSCWLRVTQGWAGAQYGMMAVPRVGHEVVIHFLNGDPDQPIITGRTYNANNVTPYPLPENKTKTVIRTETHQGEGYNELSFEDQSGSEKIYLHAQKDTDTLVENDATTHIKHNQSTTIDNDRYSHIKVNDHHTVSGEARTKIAKSQTLMIEGELHVKAGKVWVNEAGTEIHIKAGEQVIIEAGNEITLKAGGSFVKVDPSGVSLSGAGVNLNSGGSAGSGSGFGGEMAELPLSDGDRVELGVSYAD from the coding sequence ATGCAGTTCAACGGCTTAGGATTCAGGCTCACCATCGATGGTGTCAATGATGAGACATTGGTGGTCCGTGACTATCAGGGCATCGAATCGATCTCAGACTCGGTGGATGATCAAGGTCAACCGGTTTATGGCTATCGGTATCGCATCGATATTGCCAGCCGCAACAGTGACCTGAGTTTCGAGCAGATGGTCGATAGCAGTGCATTACTGGAAGTGCTGCGTGATAACGAAGTGGTACAAAAGGTTCACGGCATTATTCGTAATTTCAGTCGGGGCGATACCGGTCACCATCATACCTTTTATTCACTCACACTCGTGCCTGCCTTAGAAAGACTGTCGCTGCGCCATAACAGCCGGATCTTCCAGCAATTGGATGTGCCGGAAATCCTCTCCGTGCTGCTTCAGGAAATGAATATCAATGATTATGCGTTTTCAGTGCGCCGCGAGTGTGCCAAACGCGAATACTGCGTTCAGTACCGTGAGACCGATTTAGAATTCTTCCACCGTCTGGCTGCGGAAGAAGGGTTGATGTACCACTTTGAACATCAGCAAGACAAGCATGTGTTAGTCCTGACGGATAATCCTGAAGGGTTCGGCCGTCTGGCGATGCCGGTGCCGTATAACGCGCTGTCCGGTGGAGTGTTTGAAAATCCGTATATCTCGACCCTGACCGAGCAGAAACAGATGGAAGTCAGTGACGTCCAACTGGGCGATTACAGTTTTAAAAAGCCATCCTACAATCTGGCTCAGTCGGCCACGGCATCCGATATGAGTTATCAGCGTGGCGACTATGAGCATTTTGACCATCCGGGACGGTTTAAAGATGACACCAGCGGTCAGGCGTTTACGCAAATCCGCCTTGAAGCGTTGCGCCGACAAGCGCACACCTTCCACGGCAAAAGTAACGACGCACAGCTTCAGGCCGGTAAGCGCTTTGATCTGATGGAGCACTTGGACAGTGAGATGAATCGCAACTATCTGCTGGTTCAGGTGGCGCATCAGGGCAGCCAGCCGCAAGCGCTGGAAGAATCCGGTGGCAGTGGTGCAACCACGTATGCCAACCAGTTTGCAGCGGTTCTCGGTGATCAAGTGTGGCAGATGCCCCCCCGCAGCAAGCCGATCCTCAAGTTCCCGATGATGGGCACGGTGGTCGGCCCCGAAGGGGAAGAAATCTACTGTGATGAGCATGGCCGGGTGAAAGTCCAGTTCCCGTGGGACAGATACGGCAGCTCAAATGAGCAAAGCTCTTGCTGGCTCCGCGTGACCCAAGGTTGGGCCGGTGCGCAGTATGGGATGATGGCCGTGCCGCGGGTTGGTCATGAAGTGGTGATCCACTTCCTCAATGGCGACCCGGATCAGCCGATTATTACCGGTCGGACTTACAATGCCAATAATGTTACGCCGTATCCGTTGCCGGAAAACAAAACCAAAACGGTGATCCGCACCGAAACGCACCAAGGCGAAGGCTATAACGAGCTGAGTTTTGAAGACCAGTCAGGCAGTGAGAAAATCTACCTGCATGCGCAGAAAGATACCGACACGCTGGTCGAGAACGACGCGACCACGCATATCAAGCATAACCAAAGTACCACCATCGACAATGATCGCTACAGCCATATCAAGGTCAATGATCACCACACCGTCAGCGGTGAAGCGCGCACTAAAATCGCCAAAAGCCAGACGCTGATGATTGAAGGTGAGTTGCATGTGAAAGCCGGTAAAGTGTGGGTCAATGAAGCGGGCACCGAAATCCACATCAAAGCCGGTGAGCAAGTCATCATCGAAGCCGGGAATGAAATCACCCTTAAAGCCGGTGGCAGCTTCGTTAAAGTCGATCCATCCGGTGTTTCCCTCAGTGGTGCCGGAGTCAACCTC